In Lascolabacillus massiliensis, a single genomic region encodes these proteins:
- a CDS encoding acyl-CoA dehydrogenase family protein gives MANFYTDTPQFRHYLQHPLMKRIVELRERNYTESETYDHAPIDFEDAMDSYDKVLEVVGEICGEVIDPNAEEVDHTGPTVSDGRVTYATNTQENLDVLIKAELMGMRFGRKYGGLNFPMVPYMMSADIVSRADASFQNIWMLQDCGETIYEFGDEAQKDKYISRVVKGETMSMDLTEPDAGSDLQAVMLKATYNEKEDQWYLNGVKRFITNGDADIHLVLARSEDGTKDARGLSMFIYDKNSGGVNVRRIENKMGIKGAPTCELVYKNAKAELVGSRRLGLIRYVMSLMNGARLGIMAQSVGISEAATREAYNYAMERRQFGKAIINFPPVYEMLANMRAKTDASRTLLYETSRFVDMYKTLEDISKERKLTPEERNEMKYFSRLADAFTPLGKGMSSEYANQNAYDAIQIHGGSGYMKDYKCERLYRDARITNIYEGTTQLQVIAAIRHVTTGTYLQRIKEYEAMTVVPELEPLKRTLAEMTQMYEQLTELVTSQKDDEYLDFHARRLVDCAAHIICGHLLLQDANKNQDLFRRSAEVYIHFGHIEVIKNHKFITEARVEDIAYYKPADLAEVK, from the coding sequence ATGGCAAACTTTTATACAGATACACCACAATTTCGTCACTATCTTCAGCACCCACTTATGAAGAGAATTGTGGAACTGAGAGAGAGAAATTACACTGAAAGCGAAACATACGATCACGCACCAATTGACTTTGAAGATGCAATGGACAGTTACGACAAAGTACTTGAGGTAGTTGGAGAAATATGTGGAGAAGTAATTGATCCAAATGCTGAAGAGGTAGATCACACTGGTCCCACTGTTTCAGATGGAAGGGTAACTTATGCAACCAATACACAAGAAAATCTTGATGTGCTTATTAAAGCTGAGCTTATGGGGATGCGTTTCGGACGCAAATATGGTGGACTAAATTTTCCTATGGTCCCTTATATGATGAGTGCAGACATAGTAAGTCGTGCTGATGCCAGTTTTCAGAATATATGGATGTTGCAGGACTGTGGTGAAACAATCTACGAATTTGGAGACGAAGCGCAAAAAGATAAATATATATCTCGTGTAGTCAAAGGAGAAACCATGTCTATGGACCTAACTGAGCCAGATGCAGGTTCTGATTTGCAGGCAGTAATGCTAAAGGCTACATATAACGAGAAAGAAGATCAATGGTATCTGAATGGTGTTAAGCGATTTATCACAAACGGTGATGCTGATATTCATCTGGTGTTAGCCCGTTCGGAAGATGGCACTAAAGATGCACGTGGTTTATCAATGTTTATTTACGACAAAAACAGCGGAGGTGTTAATGTACGTCGTATAGAAAATAAGATGGGTATAAAGGGTGCACCAACTTGTGAACTAGTTTATAAGAATGCAAAAGCAGAGCTTGTTGGCAGTAGAAGATTAGGACTCATACGCTACGTAATGTCATTAATGAATGGCGCACGTCTGGGAATTATGGCTCAATCTGTTGGTATATCTGAAGCGGCAACACGTGAAGCATACAACTATGCAATGGAGCGTCGTCAATTTGGTAAAGCCATAATAAACTTTCCTCCTGTGTATGAAATGCTTGCAAATATGAGGGCTAAAACAGATGCTTCACGCACATTGCTTTATGAAACAAGTCGTTTTGTTGATATGTATAAAACACTTGAGGATATTAGTAAAGAACGCAAGCTAACACCTGAAGAGAGGAATGAAATGAAATATTTTTCCCGCTTAGCTGATGCATTCACACCTCTGGGTAAAGGAATGAGCAGTGAATATGCCAATCAGAATGCTTACGATGCAATTCAGATTCATGGTGGATCAGGATATATGAAAGACTATAAGTGTGAAAGACTCTATCGAGACGCACGTATTACCAATATTTACGAAGGTACAACACAACTACAGGTTATAGCAGCTATCAGACATGTTACAACAGGTACGTACCTTCAACGAATAAAAGAATATGAAGCAATGACGGTTGTCCCTGAATTAGAGCCATTAAAGAGAACGCTTGCTGAGATGACTCAGATGTACGAACAACTCACTGAGCTAGTAACTTCACAAAAAGATGATGAATATCTTGATTTCCACGCTCGCAGGTTAGTTGATTGTGCTGCGCATATTATTTGTGGGCATCTTCTTCTTCAGGATGCTAATAAAAATCAGGATCTGTTCCGTAGAAGTGCTGAAGTATACATTCACTTTGGTCATATAGAAGTTATAAAGAACCACAAATTTATTACAGAAGCCAGAGTAGAGGATATAGCATACTATAAGCCTGCTGATCTGGCAGAAGTAAAATAG
- a CDS encoding acyl-CoA carboxylase subunit beta produces the protein MTLEDIYKDFKEKDKAAENGGGEKAIAKQKKAGKQTARERINMLLDDDTFVEIDKFVLHDSHNYNMQNNRVPGDGVVTGYGKIDGRIVYVYAYDFTVYGGSLSRTNANKIVKIQKLALKNGAPIIALNDSGGARIQEGVMALSGYSEIFNNNVKSSGVIPQISAILGPCAGGACYSPALTDFIFMVRDESYMFVTGPDVVKTVTHEELTKEELGGASVHSSKSGVAHFVGNDEEETLMMIRELISFLPSNNMEDPPMTSTRDTNNRKTPDIHKLIPEDSNIPYDIKKLIEEVVDENYFFEVMPQFAQNVVVGFARMGGKPVGIVANQPAYLAGVLDIDASDKAARFIRFCDCFDIPIITFVDVPGFLPGRDQEHNGIIRHGAKIMYAYVEATVPKITLITRKAYGGAYVVMSSKESGADINLAYPNAEIAVMGAEGAVNILYRSSVGEDRQNALNEYKELFSNPYRAAEKGYIDEIILPENTRFKLIQALEMTANKTASNPPKKHGNPPS, from the coding sequence ATGACTTTAGAAGATATATATAAAGATTTTAAAGAAAAAGATAAAGCTGCCGAAAATGGAGGCGGTGAGAAAGCCATAGCTAAACAGAAGAAAGCCGGAAAGCAGACAGCGCGAGAAAGAATCAACATGCTTTTAGACGATGACACTTTTGTTGAAATTGACAAGTTTGTACTGCATGACTCGCACAACTATAATATGCAGAATAATAGGGTTCCAGGCGATGGTGTTGTTACAGGATATGGAAAGATTGATGGGAGAATTGTTTACGTATATGCATACGATTTTACAGTTTATGGAGGTTCCCTATCTCGAACTAACGCAAATAAAATTGTAAAAATACAGAAGTTGGCTCTAAAAAACGGAGCTCCGATTATTGCATTGAATGATTCAGGTGGTGCCAGAATTCAGGAAGGTGTAATGGCACTAAGCGGCTATTCAGAGATTTTCAATAATAATGTAAAATCATCAGGAGTAATTCCTCAGATATCCGCAATACTTGGTCCCTGTGCCGGTGGTGCCTGTTATTCACCGGCATTGACCGATTTTATTTTTATGGTCAGGGATGAGAGTTATATGTTTGTTACTGGACCAGATGTAGTAAAAACTGTTACTCATGAGGAATTGACAAAAGAAGAGCTAGGTGGTGCTTCTGTACATTCTTCAAAGAGCGGTGTTGCGCATTTTGTTGGGAACGATGAAGAAGAGACTCTTATGATGATCAGAGAGCTGATTAGCTTTCTTCCATCGAACAATATGGAGGACCCTCCTATGACTTCTACTCGTGATACTAATAATCGAAAGACTCCGGATATTCATAAACTGATTCCTGAAGATTCAAATATACCTTATGATATTAAAAAGCTTATTGAGGAGGTTGTAGATGAGAACTATTTCTTTGAAGTAATGCCTCAATTTGCTCAAAATGTAGTAGTTGGATTTGCAAGAATGGGAGGAAAGCCTGTTGGTATTGTTGCAAATCAACCAGCTTATCTGGCAGGGGTACTTGATATTGACGCATCTGACAAAGCAGCAAGATTTATTCGATTCTGCGACTGTTTTGATATTCCTATAATCACTTTTGTTGATGTGCCCGGATTTCTACCGGGAAGAGATCAGGAGCACAATGGAATTATTCGTCATGGTGCTAAGATTATGTATGCATATGTAGAGGCAACCGTTCCAAAGATAACTTTGATCACACGCAAAGCTTATGGCGGCGCTTATGTTGTGATGTCATCCAAAGAGTCAGGTGCAGATATCAATCTTGCCTACCCTAATGCTGAGATTGCCGTTATGGGTGCAGAAGGTGCAGTAAATATTCTTTACCGATCATCTGTTGGAGAAGATCGTCAGAATGCACTAAATGAGTATAAAGAACTGTTTTCGAACCCATACAGAGCAGCTGAGAAAGGTTACATCGATGAGATTATTCTTCCTGAAAACACACGTTTTAAACTGATTCAGGCATTGGAAATGACTGCTAACAAAACTGCAAGCAATCCTCCAAAAAAACATGGTAATCCTCCTTCTTAG
- a CDS encoding biotin/lipoyl-containing protein, with protein sequence MRAKIENRIRDVELISKDGNKVEISVDGKIYDIDVVMSESGFCSIIHEGRSYNAEAVSHSDGKYTITTNFRHFDIELSNPQKKYLRGRQSSTDEVQETIISPMPGKVIKILVYENMEVKQGDPLIVVEAMKMQSTYTAAQDAIVEKIHIEEGDSVVRDQLLITFKTN encoded by the coding sequence ATGAGAGCCAAAATTGAAAACAGGATACGTGATGTTGAACTGATATCCAAAGATGGTAATAAGGTGGAGATTTCTGTAGATGGAAAAATATATGATATTGATGTTGTAATGTCAGAGAGTGGATTTTGTTCAATAATTCATGAAGGGAGATCTTATAATGCTGAAGCTGTCAGTCATTCAGATGGTAAATATACAATAACCACTAATTTTCGTCATTTTGACATTGAACTGTCAAATCCTCAGAAAAAATATCTCCGAGGCAGGCAGTCCTCAACAGATGAAGTACAGGAGACGATAATCTCTCCAATGCCAGGAAAAGTGATTAAGATTTTAGTGTATGAAAATATGGAGGTTAAACAGGGAGATCCACTAATTGTTGTAGAAGCAATGAAGATGCAGAGCACTTATACTGCCGCACAGGATGCTATTGTTGAGAAGATCCATATTGAAGAGGGTGATTCGGTAGTCAGAGATCAGCTGCTCATTACTTTTAAAACCAATTAA
- a CDS encoding DMT family transporter gives MNWVILIIGGIFESLFALSLGKMQQTTGKDMLGWLIAFILFVSLSMLLLFKSMGGEHPIPTGTAYAVWAGIGAVGTVVLGILVFKEPVTFWRIFFLSTLILSIIGLQLTSTVAK, from the coding sequence TTGAATTGGGTAATTTTAATTATTGGTGGCATATTTGAATCCCTCTTTGCCTTAAGTCTTGGAAAGATGCAGCAAACCACCGGTAAAGATATGTTAGGGTGGTTAATTGCCTTTATCCTATTTGTTTCTTTAAGTATGTTGCTACTTTTTAAATCGATGGGTGGTGAACATCCTATTCCCACAGGTACAGCTTATGCTGTTTGGGCTGGAATTGGTGCAGTGGGAACAGTTGTGCTTGGAATATTAGTCTTCAAAGAACCTGTTACATTTTGGAGAATCTTTTTTCTTAGTACACTTATATTATCAATAATAGGTTTGCAGTTAACCTCTACAGTAGCAAAATAA
- the accC gene encoding acetyl-CoA carboxylase biotin carboxylase subunit translates to MIQKILIANRGEIAVRVMRTCKEMGIQTVAVYSEVDRTSRHVAYADEAVKIGLASAADSYLNIEKIIDAAKKFKADAIHPGYGFLSENAEFARRCKEEGIIFIGPSAESIEAMGDKISARKKMIEAKVPVVPGTSEDLKPKDLFRVCRKIGFPVIIKATAGGGGKGMRLVYKEKHLQEAYDAAKSEAMASFGNDSVYIEKYIESPHHVEIQFLGDTHGNVVHLYDRECSVQRRHQKIIEESPSPFIDKKTRLAMGAIAVKAAKSINYVGAGTIEFLVDNDMNFYFLEMNTRLQVEHPITEEVLGVDIVKEQINIANGRKISFRQNQLHQRGHAIECRIYAEDTENNFAPSPGVIHSIQTPKGLGVRIDTHIYAGYEISIFYDSMISKLIVWATNRDVALERMRRVLYEYKITGVKTNIDYLRRIMDNLEFVQGNYTTHFIDENTNKLQKGNVLEDEIEDMAIIAAYIDYVVNNNDTPVAANDNQPISKWRAFGKQKGVLRI, encoded by the coding sequence ATGATACAGAAAATACTAATCGCAAACCGTGGTGAAATTGCTGTGCGTGTTATGCGAACATGTAAAGAAATGGGCATACAGACTGTTGCCGTTTATTCAGAAGTAGACAGAACATCTAGACATGTAGCCTATGCTGATGAAGCAGTAAAAATAGGTCTTGCGTCTGCTGCTGACAGTTACCTGAATATTGAGAAAATTATTGATGCAGCCAAGAAATTTAAAGCGGATGCTATTCATCCAGGTTATGGTTTTCTTAGCGAGAATGCTGAATTTGCCCGTCGCTGTAAAGAGGAAGGAATTATTTTTATAGGTCCTTCGGCAGAAAGTATTGAGGCAATGGGCGATAAGATATCGGCACGAAAGAAAATGATAGAGGCAAAAGTACCGGTAGTTCCCGGTACATCTGAGGATCTGAAGCCAAAGGATCTGTTCAGAGTTTGTCGTAAAATTGGTTTCCCGGTTATTATTAAGGCAACAGCAGGCGGAGGTGGTAAGGGTATGCGACTTGTTTATAAAGAGAAGCACCTGCAGGAAGCTTACGATGCTGCTAAGTCTGAAGCGATGGCTTCATTCGGGAACGATTCTGTTTACATCGAAAAATATATTGAATCGCCCCACCATGTGGAGATACAGTTTTTGGGTGATACTCATGGTAATGTGGTGCATCTGTACGACCGTGAATGTTCAGTTCAGCGTCGTCATCAAAAGATAATTGAAGAGAGCCCCTCCCCATTTATTGATAAAAAAACTCGCTTGGCGATGGGTGCAATTGCAGTAAAAGCAGCTAAATCTATCAACTATGTGGGTGCCGGCACTATTGAGTTTCTGGTGGATAATGATATGAATTTTTATTTCCTGGAGATGAATACCAGATTACAGGTTGAACATCCTATAACTGAGGAGGTACTTGGTGTTGACATCGTTAAAGAACAGATAAATATAGCAAACGGAAGAAAAATCAGCTTCAGACAGAATCAGCTGCATCAGCGTGGCCATGCGATAGAATGCCGAATTTATGCTGAGGATACAGAGAACAATTTTGCCCCTTCACCTGGCGTAATACACTCTATTCAAACTCCCAAGGGTTTAGGGGTACGAATTGATACACATATATATGCAGGTTACGAAATCTCTATCTTCTACGATTCAATGATAAGCAAACTTATAGTATGGGCAACCAACAGAGATGTCGCACTAGAACGTATGAGAAGAGTGTTGTATGAATATAAGATTACCGGTGTTAAAACCAATATTGATTATCTGCGTCGTATTATGGACAATCTTGAATTTGTACAGGGAAATTACACCACCCATTTTATAGATGAGAATACCAATAAACTTCAAAAAGGGAATGTACTGGAAGATGAGATAGAGGATATGGCTATTATTGCAGCTTATATTGATTATGTAGTAAACAATAACGATACACCAGTTGCTGCAAATGACAACCAGCCCATAAGTAAGTGGCGTGCATTTGGAAAACAAAAAGGAGTTTTAAGAATATGA
- a CDS encoding RNA polymerase sigma factor encodes MDIYSKMSDEELVVSYSEGNDIAFDTLLNRHKQLVYNYIYHTVRDNGLAEDIFQDTFIKAIITIKQGKYTESGRFKSWIMRIAHNLIIDHFRQKKNEKIISNDENEADLFNNPSFCEETIESKMVKTQVLEDVKRLICYLPEQQREVLEMRYYKDLSFKEIADITGVSINTALGRMRYAILNIRKMATDNRMILTIN; translated from the coding sequence ATGGATATTTATTCTAAAATGTCCGATGAGGAACTGGTAGTTTCTTATTCAGAGGGCAATGATATAGCGTTTGACACTCTATTAAACAGGCACAAACAATTAGTTTACAACTACATTTATCACACTGTTAGAGATAACGGTCTGGCAGAAGATATATTCCAGGATACCTTTATCAAAGCAATAATAACAATTAAGCAGGGTAAATATACTGAATCAGGCAGATTTAAATCATGGATAATGCGAATTGCTCATAATCTTATTATCGACCATTTCAGGCAGAAAAAGAATGAGAAAATTATCTCCAATGATGAGAATGAGGCTGACTTGTTTAACAATCCCTCTTTCTGCGAGGAAACTATCGAATCAAAGATGGTTAAAACGCAAGTACTTGAGGATGTTAAGAGACTTATATGTTATCTGCCGGAACAACAGCGTGAAGTATTGGAGATGCGTTATTATAAGGATTTAAGTTTTAAAGAAATTGCAGATATAACCGGTGTAAGTATAAACACAGCACTTGGTCGGATGCGGTATGCAATTTTAAATATCCGAAAAATGGCAACTGACAACCGTATGATACTAACAATAAACTAG
- a CDS encoding electron transfer flavoprotein subunit beta/FixA family protein, translated as MAFNIIVLAKQVPDTRNVGKDAMKADGTVNRAALPAIFNPEDLNALEQALEVKDRFPGTKITILTMGPGRAADILREGLFRGADDGVLLTDRAFAGADTLATSYALSMAIRKIGKFDLIFSGRQAIDGDTAQVGPQVAEKLGIPQITYAESIENIEEKSIRIKRRLDNGVEIVECPLPVLITVNGSARSCRPRNAKLLLKYKHAKTVTERQVQNLDYIDIYDSRPFLNLTEWSVADVEADPVQCGLSGSPTKVKKTENVVFQTKESKHISDSDFEIEELIKELLENHTIG; from the coding sequence ATGGCATTTAACATTATTGTGTTGGCTAAGCAGGTCCCCGACACCCGCAACGTTGGGAAGGATGCTATGAAAGCCGATGGTACAGTGAACAGAGCTGCATTGCCAGCAATTTTTAATCCCGAAGATCTCAATGCGCTCGAACAGGCTCTTGAAGTAAAAGATCGTTTTCCCGGAACAAAAATTACTATTCTTACAATGGGACCGGGGCGTGCAGCAGACATCTTGCGCGAAGGGCTTTTTAGAGGAGCAGATGATGGAGTACTATTAACAGACAGAGCTTTTGCAGGTGCAGATACTTTAGCAACCTCTTATGCTTTATCTATGGCAATTAGAAAAATAGGGAAATTTGATCTTATATTTTCTGGTCGTCAAGCAATAGATGGAGATACCGCTCAAGTAGGACCACAAGTTGCTGAAAAATTAGGCATTCCTCAAATTACATATGCTGAGAGTATTGAAAATATAGAAGAAAAAAGCATAAGAATTAAACGCAGATTAGATAACGGAGTAGAAATTGTTGAATGTCCTCTTCCGGTTCTCATTACTGTAAACGGTTCTGCGCGTTCATGCAGACCAAGAAATGCTAAGTTGTTGCTTAAGTACAAACATGCAAAAACAGTTACAGAACGTCAGGTTCAAAATCTAGATTATATCGATATTTATGATAGTCGCCCATTCCTAAATCTAACCGAATGGAGTGTGGCAGATGTTGAAGCTGATCCTGTTCAGTGTGGATTATCAGGCTCACCTACTAAAGTAAAGAAGACAGAGAATGTTGTCTTTCAAACTAAGGAGAGTAAACATATATCCGACAGCGATTTTGAAATAGAAGAACTAATAAAAGAACTTTTAGAAAATCACACAATTGGCTGA
- a CDS encoding electron transfer flavoprotein subunit alpha/FixB family protein, whose protein sequence is MNNLFVYLEIEDGIVADVSLELLTKGRSLANQLGCKVEAIAAGINLEKVGEQIFPYGVDVLHVFDDERLAPYTTLPHTSILVKLFKEEQPQICLLGATIIGRDLGPRVSSSLGSGLTADCTSLEIGNHENKKEGKVYENLLYQIRPAFGGNIVANIVNPDHRPQMATVREGVMKKEIFDPFYKGETIKYDVNDYVNDKDLIVKIIDRHIEKSKVNIKNSPIIVSGGYGVGSKENFDLLYKLADLLGAEVGASRAAVDAGFAEHERQIGQTGVTVRPKVYIACGISGQIQHIAGMQESSIIISINNDPSAPINSIADYVITGEVENVIPKMIKYYKKNSK, encoded by the coding sequence ATGAATAACTTATTTGTATATTTAGAGATTGAAGATGGCATAGTAGCTGATGTCAGCCTGGAACTGTTAACCAAAGGGCGTTCCCTTGCAAATCAACTTGGGTGCAAGGTTGAAGCAATTGCTGCCGGTATTAATCTCGAGAAAGTGGGAGAACAGATTTTCCCTTATGGCGTTGATGTGCTGCATGTTTTTGATGATGAGCGACTAGCACCCTACACAACCTTGCCGCATACATCAATTTTAGTGAAACTTTTTAAAGAAGAACAACCTCAGATTTGTCTTTTAGGAGCAACTATAATTGGTAGAGATTTAGGTCCTCGCGTTTCATCCTCTTTAGGTAGTGGTCTAACTGCCGACTGCACTTCACTTGAGATTGGTAATCATGAAAACAAAAAAGAGGGTAAAGTATATGAGAATTTACTTTATCAGATAAGGCCTGCATTCGGCGGAAATATTGTAGCAAATATAGTAAATCCGGATCATCGTCCTCAAATGGCAACGGTAAGGGAAGGTGTAATGAAAAAAGAGATCTTCGATCCATTCTATAAGGGCGAAACAATTAAATATGATGTAAATGATTATGTAAATGATAAAGATCTAATTGTAAAAATAATCGACCGTCATATAGAGAAGTCAAAAGTTAATATCAAGAATTCTCCAATAATAGTATCCGGAGGTTATGGAGTTGGATCTAAAGAGAACTTCGATTTACTTTATAAACTTGCTGATTTACTTGGTGCCGAAGTAGGAGCTTCAAGAGCAGCAGTTGATGCAGGATTTGCTGAACATGAACGTCAAATTGGACAAACGGGTGTTACAGTTCGTCCTAAGGTATACATAGCATGCGGAATTTCTGGTCAGATACAGCATATTGCCGGTATGCAAGAGAGCTCCATCATTATTTCTATAAATAATGATCCAAGTGCACCTATTAATTCGATTGCAGATTATGTTATTACAGGTGAAGTTGAAAACGTCATCCCTAAGATGATTAAATATTATAAGAAAAACAGTAAGTAA